A region of Pieris rapae chromosome 20, ilPieRapa1.1, whole genome shotgun sequence DNA encodes the following proteins:
- the LOC110996016 gene encoding hsc70-interacting protein encodes MSCPFDEQQLAQLKTFVELCKNQPLILQHPKLSFFKDYLVSLGVSLPTATFGTKTFAPAGDGNSQSNVEDSTKQPSSESDDEPESDVELDMEGVIEGDPSEATQEMGDETKEPTDEERDQSDEKRSEAMKAFSEQNYEEAIKFYTEAIKLNPSSALLFAKRGQVFLKLNKLYACIKDCTHALKLNCDSAAAYKFRGRAYRLLGKFEESCHDLCESLKIDYDDQTNEWLNEVKPNAEKLRQHNLSVQRKKEEKERRDKIRRARKAQEARAKAAREQEANANATGMGGMPGMGGMPGMGGMPGMGGMPGMGGMPGMGGGMFDSENLVKLLSDPEIMAALQDPEVTKAFYDVSSNPANFAKYQNNPRVASVLEMLQKKFGDQCGPNLSGANSGAGSEGPKSFDDDVGLD; translated from the exons ATGAGCTGCCCTTTTGACGAACAACAATTGGCCCAACTAAAGACATTTGTTGAGCTTTGCAAAAATCAACCCCTAATACTCCAACATCCCAaattatctttctttaaaGATTATTTGGTGTCTTTAGGTGTATCATTACCCACGGCTACATTTGGCACGAAAACATTTGCGCCTGCAGGAGATGG TAACTCTCAAAGCAATGTTGAAGATAGTACAAAGCAGCCATCTTCTGAATCTGACGATGAGCCAGAGTCTGATGTGGAACTTGATATGGAAG gtGTAATTGAAGGTGACCCATCTGAGGCTACACAAGAAATGGGTGATGAAACAAAAGAGCCAACTGATGAAGAGAGAGACCAGTCTGATGAGAAGCGTTCTGAGGCAATGAAAGCTTTCTCTGAACAGAATTATGAAGAAGCCATAAAGTTTTACACTGAGGCAATAAAACTTAATCCGTCAAGTGCATTACTCTTTGCAAAGAGAGGACAA GTGTTCCTTAAACTTAACAAGCTCTATGCCTGTATCAAGGATTGCACTCATGCACTGAAACTGAACTGTGACAGTGCTGCCGCTTACAAGTTTCGCGGTCGTGCTTACAG GCTTTTAGGTAAGTTCGAGGAATCGTGCCATGACCTCTGCGAATCTCTGAAGATTGATTATGACGACCAAACAAATGAATGGTTAAATGAAGTGAAACCAAATGCCGAGAAACTTCGTCAACACAATCTTAGTGTTCAGCGCAAGAAGGAAGAAAAggag CGCCGAGACAAAATCCGTCGTGCTCGCAAGGCGCAGGAGGCTCGCGCTAAAGCAGCACGTGAACAAGAAGCGAATGCCAACGCTACAGGAATGGGTGGCATGCCAGGAATGGGAGGCATGCCAGGAATGGGAGGCATGCCAGGAATGGGCGGCATGCCAGGAATGGGTGGAATGCCAGGAATGGGTGGTGGGATGTTCGATAGCGAGAACCTTGTGAAGCTCCTTAGTGATCCAGAAATCATGGCTGCATTACAG gacCCAGAAGTGACAAAAGCTTTCTACGATGTATCTTCAAACCCAGCCAACTTTGCCAAATATCAGAACAACCCAAGAGTGGCATCTGTTTTGGAAATGCTGCAAAAGAAATTTGGCGACCAATGTGGTCCTA ACTTAAGTGGAGCAAACTCAGGCGCAGGATCCGAAGGACCAAAATCTTTCGACGATGATGTAGGCCTGGACTAA